ATTTTAATATATCCAGTTAAGTCACTGGATGGCGTTGAAGTTGAGAATGCCAGAGTGTTAGCCAGTGGTGCATTACAGTATGACCGAGAGTTTGCTATTTTTGACGAAGTTCCAAATTTGGTCAATGGTAAGCGTCATGCCAAAATTCATTTACTACGGGCATCTTACGCCAGTTCATTGGGGACATCGCAGTTTGAACTATCAAATAGAACTATCTCGTTACAAATCCCCGGTAGTGATTCAAAGCAATTTCATCTAGATGATGAAAAGCAAGCGCTAGAAATGACTTTGAGCGATTTTTTTGGATTTGCTGTGACATTAGAGCAAAACTCTCTGACAGGCTTTCCTGATGATAAAAGCTCAACAGGGCCAACGGTAATTAGTACAGCAAGCTTAATAGAAGTGGCTTCCTGGTTTCCCGGTTTGAGTGTTGATGAAGTACGTCGTCGGATGCGTGCCAATATCGAGATTGCTGGTGTACCAGCATTTTGGGAAGATCAGTTATTTACTCAACAAGACGATGTAGTCTCCTTTCGAGTGGGAGATGTTTACTTTTTTGGGGTTAATCCATGTCAGCGTTGTATAGTTCCAACACGCGATTCTCAGTTAGGGGAAGCTTATACAAACTTTCAGAAAATCTTTGCCAAACAGCGCCAAGCAACTTTGCCAGAATGGGTAGCTTCATCTCGCTTTAATCACTTTTACAAATTGAGTGTCAATACACGATTATCCGCATCAGAAGCCGGAAAAATTTTACAAATAGGCGCCGAAGTTGAAATACTTCCGCAATCAAATTTAGGTCTTAGGCACTGAAGTCTGAAACCTTGATCCCCTTACAAAGGCAGGGGAAATGATGCTACTGGATTTGATATGACTCCAGAGCGCGTCAAGCCATTGCATATAATTAAGAATTACTACGGTGTCCTAAAACCCAATATTGTAGCTTAATTGTTCAGTTTCTCCACATAGAGCTGGCATTGTTAATGAGTATAAAAATATTTTGCGGTTAATCAAAAAAAATTGTTGATACACTGCTAGATGAAACTGGGCAAACTAAGGTGTTATAACAAAATTTAAAGATTAAGTTTTGGAGGAACTCAACTAGTAAAACAAGTATAGTAAATAAGTTTTAGTAGCATATCATACTCAAGTTATGGATATGCCTTATAGCTTTGGGTGTGAGAAAGAGTACTTACCCTGATATTTTGAATGTAGCTAACTGAGATGGCAAAAGCATCCCAAGTTTAGTCTTGGGAAAAATTAAACAACAATGTTATCCAAACTTCAGCCTATCAAATTTCTCAATCGCTTAGTTGGCAAAATTTATGCCAAGATGCCCATTAAATATGTTCTAATTTTGCCCTTTGTCTTGCAAATTTGCGGAGCAGTGGGACTTGTAGGCTATCTTTCATTTCAAAATGGACAAAAAGCAGTAAGAGAGCTTGCTACTCAGTTAGAAAATGAAATATGCGATCGCATTGAACAGCATCTCAATAGCTACTTAACAACTCCTAAGCAAATTAATCAAATCAATTGGGATGCGATTGAGCTAGGTTTACTCAACGTTTCTGACTTTAAAACTACCGGACATTACTTTTGGAAACAAATGCAGGTTTATAACATTGGTTACAACAACTTTGCCAATTCCAAAGGTGAATTTATCGGTATTGAACGCCTAGATAATGGCAGGCTATTGATTAATGAAGTAACTAAAAAGAACGGCATCGGTAAACTTTATGTTTACACTACAGATAACCAAGGAAATCGCCGCCAGATTCAAGAAGTTAAGAATTACGATCCTCGTGTAGAAGCGTGGTACGCAGATGCAGTCAGGTTAGGCAAACCCGTTTGGAGTCCAATTTATCAATGGAAGGATAAGCCAGAAATTCTATCTATATCTTCCAGCTATCCTCTTTATGATGACAGTAACACACTAATCGGAGTGATTGGGGTTGATCTGATATTGTCCCAAATTAACAATTTTTTAGCCAACTCTAACATTAGGCAGTTAGGCAGAACCTTTATTTTAGAGCGTTCTGGGCTAATAGTCGCTTCTTCTAGTAGCGAGCCATCATACACAGTCATTAATAGTCAGGCGAAACGTCTATCAGGATTAGATAGTCAGGATTCCTTAATTCGCCTGACAACCCAGTATTTGGTCAAAAAATTTGGCAGTCTAGGGTTCGCTGTAGGTAAACAACACCTAAGCTTTACCGCTGATGGAATACGTTATTTTGTGCAGCTAAAAAGTTGGAAGGACGAGCTAGGTCTTGATTGGCTCATAGTAGCGGTGATTCCTGAAAGCGATTTTATGGAGCAAATTCATGCCAATACTCGTATCACCATCCTGCTATGTATAGCT
This region of Nostoc sp. UHCC 0302 genomic DNA includes:
- a CDS encoding MOSC N-terminal beta barrel domain-containing protein yields the protein MPYLAKILIYPVKSLDGVEVENARVLASGALQYDREFAIFDEVPNLVNGKRHAKIHLLRASYASSLGTSQFELSNRTISLQIPGSDSKQFHLDDEKQALEMTLSDFFGFAVTLEQNSLTGFPDDKSSTGPTVISTASLIEVASWFPGLSVDEVRRRMRANIEIAGVPAFWEDQLFTQQDDVVSFRVGDVYFFGVNPCQRCIVPTRDSQLGEAYTNFQKIFAKQRQATLPEWVASSRFNHFYKLSVNTRLSASEAGKILQIGAEVEILPQSNLGLRH